From Microbacterium pseudoresistens, the proteins below share one genomic window:
- a CDS encoding heat shock protein transcriptional repressor HspR, with the protein MAEHMDADTPVFAIAVAAELAGMHPQTLRQYDRIGLVVPRRTRGGSRRYSTRDIAQLREVAQLSSEGMSLPAIARLLDLEDEARHLRRRVAELEQELRRERENRPGVRVFAAGAEGSIVTVPSGRRIRRSTEIVLWRPRRAPADDPDDSSRD; encoded by the coding sequence ATGGCTGAGCACATGGATGCCGACACCCCGGTGTTCGCCATCGCCGTGGCCGCCGAGCTGGCGGGCATGCATCCGCAGACGCTGCGGCAGTACGACCGCATCGGCCTCGTCGTGCCCCGGCGCACGCGGGGCGGATCGCGGCGGTATTCGACACGTGACATCGCTCAGCTGCGCGAGGTGGCGCAGCTGAGCAGCGAGGGGATGAGCCTGCCGGCGATCGCCCGGCTGCTCGACCTTGAAGACGAGGCGCGTCATCTTCGCCGTCGCGTCGCCGAGCTCGAACAGGAGCTGCGCCGCGAGCGGGAGAACCGTCCCGGAGTGCGCGTGTTTGCCGCCGGAGCGGAGGGCTCGATCGTCACCGTGCCGTCGGGCCGGCGCATCCGCCGCTCCACCGAGATCGTGCTGTGGCGCCCGCGTCGGGCGCCCGCCGATGATCCGGACGACTCGTCGCGGGACTGA
- a CDS encoding flavin monoamine oxidase family protein codes for MTRRTLLVGAGMGAVSVLLASCVPEPTPTKTSTPKPTPTPPPSPIPTPAAFQRSAWSADPFSRGAASITPVGAQAGLRGVLAEPVSERIFLAGEATDEDAPGTMRGAVSSGKRAADHLLAVAGGDERIAVIGAGLAGAAAAARVAAADVNVTVFEARDRTGGRTHAITDDAWPVTVQLGGWLLSRGDDELRAGLEDIGIRVADLQGEGWFGDDGAEIAVEPSGQDPLAGAVEAAKNLPADVSLADALAETGADLDDPILQATLAYCSAFSGAEADEASAWFPPVLPTLELAAPLGDPTSVIAESLDGVQLTLSSPVTRIAYDDSGLSLRLGTGESLSFDRAIVTAPLGVLQQQGIEFDPPLPFAYRGAISALGMGRIETVWMRFDEPFWQTEAAVWHLVDTGESAADASGGEAAEESAGHAADDEPAPVVVRTWINLSAVTGDPVLVGIVGGDAAGAFAELDDAAVLAAAAESLARFTAEPDES; via the coding sequence ATGACGCGCCGTACGCTGCTGGTCGGCGCCGGAATGGGCGCCGTCTCCGTGCTGCTCGCGTCGTGCGTGCCCGAGCCGACACCCACGAAGACCTCCACGCCCAAGCCCACCCCGACGCCGCCGCCGAGTCCGATCCCGACCCCGGCGGCGTTTCAGCGCAGCGCGTGGTCGGCCGATCCGTTCTCTCGCGGCGCGGCGAGCATCACGCCGGTCGGCGCCCAGGCGGGGCTCCGCGGTGTGCTCGCCGAGCCGGTGTCCGAGCGCATCTTCCTCGCCGGCGAAGCCACCGACGAGGACGCCCCGGGAACCATGCGCGGCGCCGTGAGCTCGGGCAAGCGCGCGGCCGACCATCTGCTGGCCGTGGCCGGTGGCGACGAGCGGATCGCCGTGATCGGCGCGGGTCTCGCCGGGGCTGCGGCCGCGGCGCGTGTGGCAGCCGCCGACGTGAACGTCACCGTCTTCGAGGCGCGTGATCGCACGGGCGGTCGCACCCACGCGATCACCGACGACGCCTGGCCCGTGACCGTGCAGCTGGGCGGCTGGCTGCTGAGCCGCGGTGACGACGAGCTGCGCGCGGGACTGGAGGACATCGGCATCCGCGTGGCCGACCTGCAGGGCGAGGGCTGGTTCGGCGACGACGGCGCAGAGATCGCCGTCGAGCCGTCGGGCCAGGATCCGCTGGCCGGCGCGGTCGAGGCGGCGAAGAACCTCCCCGCCGACGTCTCGCTCGCCGATGCGCTCGCCGAGACCGGCGCCGACCTCGACGACCCGATCCTGCAGGCGACGCTCGCTTACTGCAGCGCGTTCTCCGGCGCCGAGGCCGACGAAGCGTCGGCGTGGTTCCCGCCCGTGCTTCCGACCCTGGAGCTGGCGGCACCGCTGGGCGATCCGACCTCGGTGATCGCCGAGTCGCTCGACGGCGTGCAGCTGACGCTGTCGTCGCCGGTCACGCGCATCGCCTACGACGATTCGGGGCTGAGCCTGCGCTTGGGCACGGGGGAGTCGCTGTCGTTCGATCGGGCGATCGTCACCGCGCCGCTCGGCGTGCTGCAGCAGCAGGGGATCGAGTTCGACCCGCCGCTGCCGTTCGCCTACCGCGGTGCCATCTCCGCCCTGGGGATGGGACGCATCGAGACCGTGTGGATGCGGTTCGACGAGCCGTTCTGGCAGACCGAGGCCGCCGTGTGGCACCTCGTCGACACCGGCGAGAGCGCGGCGGACGCATCCGGCGGCGAGGCGGCCGAGGAGAGCGCAGGCCACGCCGCAGACGACGAACCCGCGCCCGTTGTCGTGCGCACCTGGATCAACCTGAGCGCGGTCACCGGCGATCCCGTGCTCGTCGGGATCGTCGGCGGCGATGCCGCCGGGGCTTTCGCCGAGCTCGACGACGCCGCCGTGCTCGCCGCGGCCGCCGAATCGCTCGCGCGCTTCACCGCCGAGCCCGACGAGAGCTAG
- a CDS encoding Pr6Pr family membrane protein: MRARTVVALARLLTAAVCLIALTHRLLWGLGSQTIAGENFFAYLTVQSNIALMLLLIAAGIVAFRRATDPRWVTVGLALVLTWTITAGIAFALIVWQAELHGIRMYVPWSDLLIHYWLPACTALGWIVSPGHRRVPWVVVPISLVFPLVWGGFTMWRGTLIGWYPYYFLDLRQVSGFGEFAATSAIALAIFALIASILVLISRIRPLHWQGVPRRALRRARALRARGR; this comes from the coding sequence GTGAGGGCTCGGACCGTCGTCGCCCTGGCACGCCTGCTCACCGCCGCCGTCTGCCTCATCGCTCTGACGCATCGACTTCTGTGGGGTCTGGGCTCGCAGACAATCGCGGGCGAGAACTTCTTCGCCTATCTCACCGTGCAGTCCAACATCGCGCTGATGCTGCTGCTGATCGCCGCCGGCATCGTCGCCTTCCGGCGCGCCACCGATCCGCGGTGGGTCACGGTGGGCCTCGCACTCGTGCTCACCTGGACCATCACCGCCGGGATCGCCTTCGCGCTGATCGTGTGGCAGGCCGAGCTGCACGGCATCCGCATGTACGTGCCGTGGTCCGATCTGCTCATCCACTACTGGCTGCCGGCCTGCACGGCGCTGGGATGGATCGTGAGCCCTGGGCACCGGCGCGTGCCGTGGGTCGTCGTGCCGATCTCGCTCGTGTTCCCCCTCGTCTGGGGCGGATTCACGATGTGGCGGGGCACGCTCATCGGCTGGTATCCGTACTACTTCCTCGACCTGCGTCAGGTGAGCGGATTCGGGGAATTCGCCGCCACCTCGGCGATCGCGCTGGCGATCTTCGCCCTCATCGCGTCGATCCTCGTGTTGATCAGCCGCATCCGGCCGCTGCACTGGCAGGGGGTGCCCCGGCGCGCCCTGCGCCGGGCGCGGGCACTGCGCGCACGCGGGCGCTAG
- a CDS encoding DUF4185 domain-containing protein codes for MRRSCCTAVLAAVALMALSGCSTDQVTLDPNPDKPFVLGGVSELTEIAQLTGPGAINDTESVMVAGTDLGSMVNVGDRTLFLFGDTFGERDPDSTGGQGDMWRSNTGAWTTDDDPADGIEFDGWVDDALGIAAPLIEGDHQGNDAGGEVTKIPTYGFTVGSNIYVSYMSVKHWGAAGDWDANYAALIVSHDDGETWEQVEGVQWPGDSDFVQFAAAQVSDGARDWVYLWTIPAGRFGNVHLMRVPATPESVESQAAYEYFAGTDDGDPMWSTELSEAAPVVEGTIGELSVVWSSYLERWLMTYSDGGDAIIREGVTPWGPWGDPLVLVPGDQYDGLYSPYMNPRYVDDDGRRIYFTLSLWGPYNVFWFSAELDRIE; via the coding sequence ATGCGCAGGTCTTGTTGCACGGCGGTGCTTGCGGCCGTCGCCCTGATGGCACTGTCCGGATGCTCCACCGATCAGGTGACGCTTGATCCGAACCCCGACAAACCGTTCGTCCTGGGCGGCGTGTCCGAGCTCACCGAGATCGCGCAGCTCACGGGGCCCGGTGCGATCAACGACACCGAGTCGGTCATGGTGGCCGGTACGGATCTCGGCTCCATGGTCAACGTCGGCGACCGGACGCTGTTCCTGTTCGGCGACACGTTCGGCGAGCGCGATCCCGACTCGACCGGCGGGCAGGGAGACATGTGGCGTTCCAACACAGGGGCGTGGACGACGGATGACGACCCGGCCGACGGCATCGAGTTCGACGGCTGGGTCGACGATGCCCTCGGAATCGCCGCGCCCTTGATCGAGGGCGATCACCAGGGCAACGATGCGGGCGGCGAGGTGACGAAGATCCCGACCTACGGCTTCACCGTCGGGTCGAACATCTACGTCTCGTACATGTCGGTGAAGCACTGGGGCGCGGCCGGCGACTGGGATGCGAACTACGCCGCACTGATCGTGTCGCACGATGACGGCGAGACCTGGGAGCAGGTGGAAGGGGTTCAGTGGCCGGGCGACTCGGATTTCGTCCAGTTCGCGGCGGCTCAGGTCTCTGACGGGGCGCGGGACTGGGTGTATCTGTGGACGATCCCGGCCGGGCGATTCGGCAACGTTCATCTGATGCGCGTACCCGCGACTCCGGAGTCGGTCGAATCGCAAGCGGCGTACGAGTACTTCGCGGGCACGGATGACGGGGATCCGATGTGGAGCACGGAGCTCAGCGAGGCAGCACCGGTGGTCGAGGGGACGATCGGCGAGCTCTCGGTCGTGTGGTCGTCGTATCTCGAGCGGTGGCTGATGACATACTCCGACGGCGGTGACGCGATCATCCGCGAAGGCGTGACCCCGTGGGGGCCGTGGGGTGATCCGCTCGTGCTCGTCCCGGGGGATCAGTACGACGGGCTCTACTCGCCGTACATGAATCCGCGCTATGTCGACGACGACGGCCGCCGGATCTACTTCACCCTCTCGTTGTGGGGGCCGTACAACGTCTTCTGGTTCTCCGCGGAACTGGACAGGATCGAATGA
- a CDS encoding ABC transporter substrate-binding protein, which yields MHKNTKRLGLAITAAAASVILMAGCSGGGGGGGAAGDPESGDLTFVYMGDTDQQKAFNSLFAEFNKQYPDIKLKAQGIPSGDWATFSNTVATRLAGGQKIDIIQVATEGQRMFASKGVLEPLAPFIKEDQKYVDDYWNDINPRLKEFNETYASDPDGETVFIPGGYNTMGMYLNKRVFEAAGVAIPEDGNWTWDEFHTAAQQIKEKTGAYMLPAGSGYFDTVMPWLTTNGGSTFTDDWETPTYDSPEAVEAAEFARSLVEEGLAPEPGGQFDTNAAFAQDKLAIINGGRWPTIAIRDLDMVENTVFVNWPTKVGNGSPVGWDAWNITKNSQNKEAAWTFIKFLMSEEASQYFASVGGTIVPARDSVAVSSFFTDDAPEHSVRLSEAMDFATPIPSIDRGAEAQKLIEETWTTIISGQGDAQETLSKAQKELEGLVGSK from the coding sequence ATGCACAAGAACACCAAGAGGCTTGGACTTGCGATCACGGCCGCCGCTGCATCCGTGATCTTGATGGCGGGCTGTTCCGGCGGGGGCGGCGGCGGTGGCGCCGCGGGCGATCCGGAGAGCGGCGACCTGACCTTCGTCTACATGGGCGACACTGACCAGCAGAAGGCCTTCAACTCCCTGTTCGCGGAGTTCAACAAGCAATACCCCGACATCAAGCTCAAGGCACAGGGCATCCCGAGCGGCGACTGGGCGACCTTCTCGAACACGGTGGCCACCCGGCTCGCGGGCGGTCAGAAGATCGACATCATCCAGGTCGCGACCGAGGGTCAGCGGATGTTCGCCTCCAAGGGCGTCCTCGAGCCGCTGGCGCCCTTCATCAAGGAGGACCAGAAGTATGTCGACGACTACTGGAACGACATCAACCCGCGGCTGAAGGAGTTCAACGAGACCTACGCATCGGACCCCGATGGTGAAACCGTTTTCATCCCCGGGGGTTACAACACGATGGGGATGTACCTGAACAAGCGGGTGTTCGAGGCGGCGGGAGTCGCCATCCCCGAGGACGGCAACTGGACCTGGGATGAGTTCCACACCGCCGCCCAGCAGATCAAGGAGAAGACGGGTGCGTACATGCTCCCCGCCGGCTCCGGATACTTCGATACCGTGATGCCGTGGCTGACCACGAACGGCGGGAGCACCTTCACCGATGACTGGGAGACCCCGACCTACGACAGCCCTGAGGCCGTCGAAGCCGCCGAGTTCGCCCGCAGCCTCGTCGAAGAAGGGCTCGCTCCCGAGCCCGGCGGCCAGTTCGACACGAACGCCGCGTTCGCCCAGGACAAGCTCGCGATCATCAACGGAGGCCGTTGGCCCACGATCGCGATCCGCGACCTCGACATGGTGGAGAACACCGTGTTCGTGAACTGGCCGACGAAGGTCGGCAACGGATCGCCCGTCGGATGGGACGCGTGGAACATCACCAAGAACAGCCAGAACAAGGAAGCGGCCTGGACGTTCATCAAGTTCCTCATGTCGGAAGAGGCCAGCCAGTACTTCGCGAGCGTCGGCGGAACGATCGTTCCGGCGCGCGACTCCGTCGCCGTGTCGAGCTTCTTCACCGACGACGCTCCCGAGCACAGCGTGCGACTGAGTGAGGCGATGGACTTCGCCACTCCGATCCCGTCGATCGATCGCGGCGCTGAGGCGCAGAAGCTGATCGAAGAGACCTGGACGACGATCATCTCCGGTCAGGGCGATGCCCAGGAGACGCTGTCCAAGGCGCAGAAGGAGCTCGAAGGCCTTGTCGGCAGCAAGTGA
- a CDS encoding carbohydrate ABC transporter permease, which yields MSAASDAMMVRRPGASLRRRRTTIAGWFFVSPALLLFLVFIAGPFVFAIALALFKWDLLTEPSFVGAKNFVDLFSDPVLPTVLMNTFVFAAASVVTHLLFGLLLAIAVNRIISRAFGYFLRVAIFFPFLISWAAVSLLWKYVLDPTFGYVAQYAAMIGIDLPNFFADPAWALPAIIFIDLWHTLGFTFIIMLAGLQTVPRELIEAAKTDGATAWQTFWNVTLPLMSPTLFFATIITFIGAFQIFDPIQIITRGGPQNSTKTIVMYLYEKGFQAFDMGYAAAVALLVFVIVMAVTLLQFLGRRKWVFES from the coding sequence TTGTCGGCAGCAAGTGACGCCATGATGGTGCGGCGGCCCGGGGCATCGCTCCGGCGCCGCCGCACCACCATCGCAGGATGGTTCTTCGTCAGCCCGGCGCTGCTGCTGTTCCTCGTCTTCATTGCGGGACCGTTCGTCTTCGCCATCGCCCTGGCGCTGTTCAAGTGGGATCTGCTGACCGAGCCGAGCTTCGTCGGCGCGAAGAACTTCGTCGACCTGTTCTCGGATCCAGTGCTGCCCACGGTGCTGATGAACACGTTCGTCTTTGCGGCCGCATCCGTGGTGACGCACCTCCTGTTCGGCCTGCTGCTGGCCATCGCGGTGAACCGCATCATCAGCCGCGCCTTCGGCTACTTCCTCCGGGTGGCGATCTTCTTCCCGTTCCTCATCTCGTGGGCGGCGGTGTCGTTGCTGTGGAAGTACGTGCTCGATCCGACCTTCGGTTACGTCGCGCAGTACGCGGCGATGATCGGGATCGACCTTCCGAACTTCTTCGCAGACCCGGCCTGGGCGCTTCCGGCGATCATCTTCATCGATCTCTGGCACACGCTCGGATTCACCTTCATCATCATGCTGGCCGGCCTGCAGACCGTTCCGCGCGAGTTGATCGAGGCCGCGAAGACGGATGGCGCGACGGCCTGGCAGACGTTCTGGAACGTGACGCTGCCGCTGATGTCGCCCACGCTGTTCTTCGCCACGATCATCACGTTCATCGGTGCCTTCCAGATCTTCGACCCGATCCAGATCATCACCCGGGGCGGGCCGCAGAACTCCACGAAGACCATCGTCATGTACCTGTACGAGAAGGGCTTCCAGGCCTTCGACATGGGGTATGCGGCGGCCGTGGCCCTCCTCGTCTTCGTGATCGTGATGGCCGTCACGCTGCTGCAGTTCCTCGGCCGCAGGAAGTGGGTGTTCGAATCGTGA
- a CDS encoding ABC transporter permease subunit, which translates to MTVTNEIVGAPDLLTRVDRSRRTRRHAADRIVAVILFIFGVLMLSPLIWLVMTSLTDRAAAFASPPKWLPIPFTMENFGKVFELMPIGQQFLNSLIVAVISTAGSLFFSLLAAYGFARIRFRGSGTLLVIMLSALMVPAQLLIIPIFIMMRELSLVDTLAALWLPALVNVFQIFFLTQYFKTIPRELDEAATIDGAGHGWILFRMLLPLSGPAIAALAILGFEASWNAYFAPLIFLASPENMTLPLGLVVLQNGFGAAPAVVVFAAITMVVLPLLILFLAFQRQFVESVAATGLKG; encoded by the coding sequence GTGACTGTCACCAACGAGATCGTCGGCGCACCGGACCTGCTGACCCGCGTCGACCGGTCGCGGCGCACGCGCAGGCACGCGGCGGACCGCATCGTCGCCGTCATCCTGTTCATCTTCGGCGTGCTCATGCTGTCGCCGCTGATCTGGCTGGTCATGACCAGCCTGACCGACCGCGCCGCGGCATTCGCGTCACCGCCCAAGTGGCTGCCGATACCGTTCACGATGGAGAACTTCGGCAAGGTCTTCGAACTGATGCCGATCGGGCAGCAGTTCCTCAACTCGCTGATCGTCGCCGTCATCAGCACCGCGGGGTCGCTGTTCTTCTCGCTGCTCGCGGCGTACGGCTTCGCGCGCATCCGATTCCGCGGGAGCGGGACGCTCCTGGTCATCATGCTCTCCGCGCTCATGGTGCCGGCCCAGCTGCTGATCATCCCGATCTTCATCATGATGCGGGAGCTGAGCCTGGTCGACACGCTGGCGGCGCTGTGGCTGCCCGCACTCGTCAACGTCTTCCAGATCTTCTTCCTCACGCAGTACTTCAAGACCATTCCGCGAGAGCTGGACGAGGCGGCGACGATCGACGGCGCCGGACACGGATGGATCCTGTTCCGGATGCTGCTGCCGTTGTCCGGCCCGGCGATCGCCGCGCTCGCGATCCTCGGCTTCGAGGCGTCATGGAACGCCTACTTCGCACCGCTGATCTTCCTCGCCAGTCCGGAGAACATGACCCTCCCGCTGGGTCTGGTCGTGCTCCAGAACGGGTTCGGGGCCGCACCCGCCGTCGTGGTGTTCGCCGCGATCACCATGGTCGTGCTGCCGCTGCTGATCCTCTTCCTCGCATTCCAGCGTCAGTTCGTCGAGAGCGTCGCCGCGACGGGGCTGAAGGGGTGA